One stretch of Catenulispora sp. EB89 DNA includes these proteins:
- a CDS encoding AAA family ATPase, protein MSMPDTAVLWPLVGRELELASFDAVWAARRCQGVVIHGPAGIGKTRLARECLPRAVRAGFEAGQATASVPAAAVPLGAIAHLIPPGLDLVDPVRGFAAVARALSGPGGRRRWVLLVDDLQWLDAASAVLLRQLMDAGVVRLIGTVRSGEPVGDAVGALCGGDAVHRVDLEPFDVRATEQALQAALGGPVVRRTVEDLHEASGGNILFLRELVLGALAAGTLAHDGEIWEQSGRLAAGTRRLSEMIDARLSAAPDRARPALELLALCEPVPLADVLATTDLDTLTALEESGLVRVIACRRRTTVALAHPLYGEALRRRIPSLRRTKLLLDQVDRTKAAGARRADDTRRMAAWQLAATGTADPALLVEAAALARYAHDYAQAKTLLEALPEDDQTTATRLALGEALFELGAPVGAEAVLAAADAGARGDQEKLSVAVVRSWNLFWGAGRTPEALALIADADAGLAGAEGRRMLRYHAASIRISDGDPSALGLLDDMGDEAGDAPDPTGWLTAAMMKSMALTMRGRATDGVAWAEQAYRAHLAIADRALYPHPAAQLISLSVVLRDAGRFTEARANGERAHAELATSATQLTRTWIAFSRGQVELSCGHPASARRWFAEAVRRARSQGQIRPLNPGLNGLAIAAAQLGDVAAAEQAVDRARQYPPFGLNAEFGALAEAWLRVARGDLGGAREVLREGAERSRAAGHVSMEVWLLTDLVRIGGASAALGRLAEVAETAQGDLVPAVLDLARALAEDDPERLSAVAQTMAGMGADLYAAEAASAAAAAFRRVGRPRRAPVAARLAAELAALCEGVRTPLAVAEAAAPLTARQRDIAALAAAGVASKDIAARLQLSVRTVENHLQNAYSRLGVTTRAELADALGV, encoded by the coding sequence ATGAGCATGCCCGACACGGCCGTGCTGTGGCCGCTGGTCGGGCGTGAGCTGGAACTGGCTTCCTTCGACGCGGTCTGGGCCGCGCGGCGCTGTCAGGGCGTGGTGATCCACGGGCCGGCCGGGATCGGGAAGACGCGGCTGGCGCGGGAGTGCCTGCCGCGGGCGGTGCGGGCCGGGTTCGAGGCCGGGCAGGCCACCGCCTCGGTGCCGGCGGCCGCGGTGCCGCTCGGGGCCATCGCGCATCTGATTCCGCCGGGGCTGGATCTGGTGGATCCGGTGCGGGGTTTCGCGGCGGTGGCCCGGGCGTTGTCGGGGCCGGGCGGCCGGCGCCGGTGGGTGCTGCTCGTCGACGATCTGCAGTGGCTCGACGCGGCCTCGGCGGTGTTGCTGCGGCAGCTGATGGACGCCGGGGTCGTGCGGCTGATCGGTACGGTGCGCAGCGGCGAGCCGGTCGGCGACGCGGTCGGGGCGCTGTGCGGCGGCGACGCCGTCCACCGCGTCGACCTGGAGCCGTTCGACGTCCGGGCCACCGAGCAGGCGTTGCAGGCCGCACTCGGCGGGCCGGTGGTGCGGCGTACGGTCGAGGACCTGCACGAGGCCTCCGGCGGCAACATCCTCTTCCTCCGGGAGCTGGTGCTCGGCGCGCTCGCCGCCGGGACGCTGGCCCACGACGGCGAGATCTGGGAGCAGAGCGGCCGGCTCGCCGCCGGCACGCGCCGGCTGTCGGAGATGATCGACGCACGGCTGTCCGCCGCCCCGGACCGCGCACGGCCCGCGCTGGAGCTGCTGGCGCTGTGCGAACCGGTGCCGCTCGCCGACGTCCTCGCCACCACCGATCTCGACACGCTCACCGCGCTGGAGGAATCCGGGCTGGTGCGCGTCATCGCCTGCCGTCGCCGGACGACCGTCGCGCTCGCGCATCCCCTGTACGGCGAGGCGCTGCGGCGCCGCATCCCCTCGCTCCGCCGCACCAAACTGCTCCTGGACCAGGTCGACCGCACCAAGGCGGCCGGCGCGCGGCGTGCCGACGACACCCGGCGGATGGCCGCCTGGCAGCTGGCCGCCACCGGCACCGCCGATCCGGCGCTGCTCGTCGAAGCCGCCGCGCTGGCCCGCTACGCCCACGACTACGCGCAGGCGAAGACCCTGCTGGAAGCGCTGCCCGAGGACGATCAGACCACTGCGACACGGCTGGCGCTCGGCGAGGCGCTGTTCGAACTCGGCGCCCCGGTCGGCGCCGAAGCCGTGCTGGCAGCGGCCGACGCCGGGGCACGCGGGGACCAGGAGAAGCTGTCCGTCGCGGTGGTCCGCTCCTGGAACCTCTTCTGGGGCGCGGGGCGGACGCCGGAAGCGCTCGCGCTGATCGCCGACGCCGACGCGGGCCTGGCCGGCGCGGAGGGTCGCAGGATGCTGCGGTACCACGCGGCGTCGATCCGGATCTCCGACGGCGACCCCTCGGCGCTCGGGCTGCTCGACGACATGGGAGACGAGGCCGGGGACGCCCCCGACCCGACCGGCTGGCTGACGGCGGCGATGATGAAGTCGATGGCGCTGACCATGCGCGGGCGTGCGACGGACGGCGTCGCATGGGCCGAGCAGGCCTACCGGGCCCATCTGGCCATCGCCGATCGGGCGCTGTACCCGCACCCGGCGGCGCAGCTCATATCGCTGTCCGTGGTGCTGCGGGACGCCGGGCGCTTCACCGAGGCGCGGGCGAACGGGGAGCGGGCCCACGCCGAGCTCGCGACGTCGGCCACGCAGCTGACGCGGACGTGGATCGCGTTCAGCCGCGGGCAGGTCGAGCTGTCGTGCGGACACCCGGCCAGCGCGCGGCGCTGGTTCGCCGAGGCGGTGCGGCGGGCGCGGTCGCAGGGGCAGATCAGGCCCCTGAACCCGGGGCTCAACGGGCTGGCGATCGCGGCGGCGCAGCTGGGCGACGTCGCCGCCGCCGAGCAGGCCGTCGACCGTGCGCGGCAGTATCCGCCGTTCGGACTGAACGCGGAGTTCGGCGCTTTGGCCGAGGCCTGGTTGCGGGTCGCGCGCGGGGACCTGGGCGGTGCGCGCGAAGTGCTTCGCGAGGGGGCGGAGCGGTCGCGGGCCGCCGGGCACGTCAGCATGGAGGTGTGGCTGCTGACGGATCTGGTCCGGATCGGCGGCGCGTCGGCTGCTCTCGGGCGGCTGGCCGAGGTGGCCGAGACGGCGCAGGGGGACCTGGTGCCGGCGGTGCTGGATCTGGCGCGGGCGCTCGCGGAGGACGATCCGGAGCGGTTGTCGGCTGTGGCGCAGACGATGGCGGGCATGGGGGCCGATCTGTACGCGGCCGAGGCGGCGAGTGCCGCGGCTGCGGCGTTCCGCCGGGTCGGGCGGCCGCGGCGGGCTCCGGTGGCGGCGCGGCTGGCGGCGGAGCTGGCGGCGTTGTGCGAAGGGGTGCGGACGCCGCTGGCGGTGGCGGAGGCGGCGGCGCCTTTGACCGCGCGGCAGCGGGACATCGCGGCGCTGGCTGCGGCGGGGGTGGCGAGTAAGGACATTGCGGCGCGGTTGCAGCTGTCGGTGCGGACGGTGGAGAACCATCTGCAGAACGCGTATTCGCGGCTGGGCGTGACGACGCGGGCCGAGTTGGCTGACGCGCTGGGTGTTTAG
- a CDS encoding alpha/beta fold hydrolase — MPFTMSNGVRLAYDEAGSGPAVVLTHGGLGDRRMWDHQFQALAERCRVVRYDMRGLGESDDAAGEFARCDDLLGLLDALGIEQAVLVGNSIGGAHSIEAALSAPERVRGLALICSGLTEYDWPAEMTSEIGHLITQAVPAERMARYWERTADRVDPADVAAVAEVNVRYMVAGPKRDLEDVAPEVRALALEMCGNNFLREWSVPLYQERFLQPPIIDRLRDIAVPTLIVNGIHDPSAIQEIADLLALRVPGAERIDLDAGHLPPIERPEETTRALLEFVTRLS; from the coding sequence ATGCCCTTCACGATGAGCAACGGCGTCCGGCTGGCTTATGACGAAGCGGGCTCCGGCCCGGCGGTGGTGCTGACCCACGGCGGCCTGGGCGATCGCCGCATGTGGGACCACCAGTTCCAGGCGCTGGCCGAGCGCTGCCGCGTGGTGCGCTACGACATGCGCGGGCTCGGCGAGTCGGACGACGCGGCCGGCGAATTCGCACGCTGCGACGACCTGCTCGGCCTGCTGGACGCGCTCGGCATCGAGCAGGCCGTGCTCGTCGGTAACTCGATCGGCGGCGCGCACTCGATCGAGGCCGCGTTGTCGGCGCCCGAGCGCGTGCGCGGGCTGGCGCTGATCTGCTCGGGGCTCACCGAGTACGACTGGCCGGCGGAGATGACCTCGGAGATCGGGCACCTCATCACGCAGGCTGTCCCGGCCGAGCGCATGGCGCGGTACTGGGAGCGCACCGCCGACCGCGTCGACCCGGCCGACGTCGCGGCGGTCGCCGAGGTGAACGTCCGGTACATGGTCGCCGGGCCCAAGCGCGATCTGGAGGATGTCGCCCCGGAAGTCAGGGCACTGGCACTGGAGATGTGCGGCAACAACTTCCTGCGCGAGTGGAGCGTCCCCTTGTACCAGGAGCGCTTTCTGCAGCCGCCGATCATCGACCGGCTGCGCGACATCGCGGTGCCGACCCTGATCGTGAACGGGATCCACGACCCCTCGGCCATCCAGGAGATCGCCGATCTGCTGGCGCTGCGGGTCCCCGGCGCCGAGCGCATCGACCTGGACGCGGGGCACCTGCCGCCGATCGAGCGGCCCGAGGAGACGACGCGCGCGCTGCTGGAGTTCGTCACGCGGCTTTCGTAG
- a CDS encoding ArsR/SmtB family transcription factor, translated as MLDVAVIEEPAAAEASLDPIRSRILAALAEPGSAAMLAGRLGLPRQKINYHLKELERHGLVELVEERRKGNVTERVYGATAASYVISPVTLAAVSPDPDRAPDRLSARWLLALGSRLIQEVGTLLTGSARAGKPVATFAVDAQVRFASAADRAAFAEELTQAVTSLVSRYHDEHAPHGRDHRLVVGLHPIPTARPDGPDDPEGSADATPHGPQPAAENPQLPDSEAGPEAGQEDPR; from the coding sequence ATGCTCGACGTAGCCGTTATCGAGGAACCCGCCGCAGCCGAGGCCTCCCTGGACCCGATCCGGTCCCGGATCCTGGCCGCCCTGGCCGAGCCGGGGTCGGCCGCCATGCTGGCGGGCCGGCTGGGACTGCCCCGGCAGAAGATCAACTACCACCTCAAGGAGCTCGAACGACACGGCCTGGTCGAGCTCGTCGAAGAGCGCCGCAAGGGCAACGTCACCGAGCGCGTGTACGGCGCCACCGCGGCCTCGTACGTCATCTCCCCGGTGACGCTGGCCGCCGTCAGCCCGGATCCCGACCGGGCGCCGGACCGGCTGTCCGCACGCTGGCTGCTGGCGTTGGGCTCGCGCCTGATCCAGGAGGTCGGCACGCTGCTCACCGGCTCGGCGCGGGCCGGGAAGCCGGTCGCCACGTTCGCGGTGGACGCGCAGGTGCGCTTCGCCTCAGCGGCCGACCGCGCGGCGTTCGCCGAGGAGCTGACGCAGGCCGTGACCAGCCTCGTCAGCCGCTACCACGACGAGCACGCCCCGCACGGCCGGGATCACCGCCTGGTCGTCGGACTGCATCCGATCCCGACGGCCCGGCCCGACGGACCGGACGACCCCGAAGGCAGCGCCGACGCCACCCCGCACGGACCACAGCCGGCTGCCGAGAACCCGCAACTACCCGACTCTGAAGCAGGACCTGAAGCAGGACAGGAGGATCCGCGATGA
- a CDS encoding SRPBCC domain-containing protein: MTHPFEIALETTLPATPEQVWEAIATGPGVDSWFMGRNEIEAREGGTASMDTGGHREESVVTAYDPGSRLALRTSPGADGRFMAFEYLIEGREGGSTVLRVVHSGLLGDDWQDEYDALRSGWPFHLHTLHEYLAHFPGRIAAPVFGMAPAADRTPEQVQARLADALSLTVPITAGARAHGGPDGDPVLDGEVVWADSERFALRSADGLYTFHHGSGVAVMFHHLFAPAGDPAEAEKTWQQWLSDTIQGA, translated from the coding sequence ATGACCCACCCCTTCGAGATCGCCCTCGAAACCACCCTGCCGGCCACCCCCGAGCAGGTCTGGGAGGCGATCGCCACCGGACCGGGAGTCGACTCCTGGTTCATGGGCCGCAACGAGATCGAGGCCCGCGAAGGCGGCACCGCCTCGATGGACACCGGCGGCCACCGCGAGGAGTCCGTGGTCACCGCCTACGACCCCGGCAGCCGCCTGGCCCTGCGCACCTCCCCCGGCGCCGACGGCCGGTTCATGGCCTTCGAGTACCTGATCGAGGGCCGGGAAGGCGGCAGCACCGTGCTGCGCGTCGTGCACAGCGGCCTGCTCGGCGACGACTGGCAGGACGAGTACGACGCCCTGCGCAGCGGCTGGCCCTTCCACCTCCACACCCTGCACGAGTACCTGGCGCACTTCCCCGGCCGTATCGCGGCCCCGGTCTTCGGCATGGCGCCGGCCGCCGACCGCACGCCCGAGCAGGTTCAGGCGCGGCTCGCCGACGCGCTCTCGCTGACCGTCCCGATCACCGCCGGGGCCCGGGCGCACGGCGGCCCGGACGGCGACCCGGTCCTCGACGGCGAAGTCGTCTGGGCCGACAGCGAGCGCTTCGCGCTCCGCAGCGCCGACGGGCTCTACACCTTCCACCACGGCTCGGGCGTGGCCGTGATGTTCCACCACCTGTTCGCCCCGGCCGGCGATCCGGCCGAAGCCGAGAAGACCTGGCAGCAGTGGCTGTCCGACACTATCCAAGGAGCCTGA
- a CDS encoding dihydrofolate reductase family protein translates to MRTLISTAFISLDGVVEDPGGQSDYRNAGWTFKQVDFVPEAYAMKGSEQMESTAILMGRNSYELFSPVWPGMSDFAHYKDLPKYVVSTTLTEDDLVDDWGPTTILRSLDEVAALKQTEGGPIIVHGSVELNHALSDAGLIDQYNLLVFPLLLGAGQRLFSSTDKNAQKLKLVDSEVYSNGIQKNVFEVVR, encoded by the coding sequence ATGCGTACCCTGATCAGCACCGCCTTCATCTCCCTCGACGGCGTCGTGGAGGACCCCGGCGGCCAAAGCGACTACCGGAACGCCGGCTGGACCTTCAAGCAGGTCGACTTCGTCCCCGAGGCCTACGCCATGAAGGGCTCCGAGCAGATGGAGTCCACCGCGATCCTCATGGGCCGGAACAGCTACGAGCTCTTCAGCCCGGTGTGGCCGGGCATGAGCGATTTCGCGCACTACAAGGACCTGCCGAAGTACGTCGTCTCGACCACCCTGACCGAGGACGACCTGGTCGACGACTGGGGCCCGACCACCATCCTGCGCTCGCTCGACGAGGTCGCCGCGCTGAAGCAGACCGAGGGCGGCCCGATCATCGTCCACGGCAGCGTCGAGCTCAACCACGCGCTGTCCGACGCCGGTCTGATCGACCAGTACAACCTGCTGGTCTTCCCGCTGCTGCTCGGCGCCGGCCAGCGCCTGTTCAGCAGCACCGACAAGAACGCCCAGAAGCTGAAGCTGGTCGACAGCGAGGTCTACAGCAACGGCATCCAGAAGAACGTCTTCGAGGTGGTCCGCTGA
- a CDS encoding ROK family protein, which translates to MDRRQAGTNLAGLRDHNTALVLRLLRAAAAREEDEGLTGSSRVQLAAETGLTPQAISKITARLLDEGMIVETGRAESTGGKPRTLLAVRPEAAYTVGVELDRRHSTILLVDLAGQRRRRESLMFGLASGKPERVAAGLAERVQDLIRAAPGGGRVLGVGIGCRGPLDYETGVLHRPAGLPGWDGYPLCDVITGLLDLPAAASPTVLLDKDTNTAALAAPAPGPANTAYLHLADGLGAGLQLNGAIYRGTRTNAGEFGHQVIQPYGPVCTCGARGCLEALCLAALADGDPDTAARWLGLGAANLVRLLDIDRILLGGHQIFAAPEVYLKAVAEQIAEHLPDPAWQGVQVALTPAGADAVAVGAARLALDTALEAPAN; encoded by the coding sequence ATGGACAGACGGCAGGCCGGGACCAACCTCGCGGGGTTGCGCGATCACAACACCGCGCTGGTGCTGCGCCTACTGCGCGCTGCTGCCGCCCGGGAGGAAGACGAAGGCCTGACCGGCAGCAGCCGCGTCCAACTCGCCGCCGAGACCGGCCTCACGCCCCAGGCGATCAGCAAGATCACCGCTCGGCTGCTGGACGAGGGCATGATCGTGGAGACCGGCCGCGCCGAGTCCACCGGCGGCAAACCGCGCACGTTGCTGGCCGTGCGTCCCGAGGCCGCGTACACCGTCGGCGTCGAGCTGGACCGCCGGCACAGCACGATCCTGCTCGTGGACCTGGCCGGACAGCGGCGGCGACGGGAGTCCCTGATGTTCGGCCTGGCGAGCGGGAAACCCGAGCGGGTGGCCGCCGGACTCGCCGAGCGGGTGCAGGACCTCATCCGCGCGGCTCCGGGCGGCGGGCGCGTGCTCGGCGTCGGCATCGGTTGTCGCGGGCCGCTGGACTACGAAACCGGGGTGTTGCACCGTCCCGCCGGACTGCCCGGCTGGGACGGGTATCCGTTGTGCGACGTCATCACCGGGTTGCTGGATCTGCCGGCCGCGGCGTCGCCGACGGTGCTGCTCGACAAGGACACCAACACCGCCGCGCTGGCCGCACCCGCTCCCGGGCCGGCCAACACCGCATATCTGCACCTCGCCGACGGACTCGGCGCCGGATTGCAGTTGAACGGCGCCATCTACCGGGGGACGCGGACCAACGCCGGGGAGTTCGGGCACCAGGTGATCCAGCCCTACGGTCCGGTCTGCACCTGCGGCGCCCGCGGTTGCCTGGAGGCGTTGTGTCTGGCCGCACTCGCCGACGGCGATCCGGACACCGCCGCGCGCTGGCTCGGTCTCGGTGCGGCGAACCTCGTCCGGTTGCTCGACATCGACCGGATTCTCCTTGGCGGGCACCAGATTTTTGCCGCGCCGGAGGTCTATCTGAAGGCGGTCGCCGAGCAGATCGCCGAACATCTGCCTGATCCCGCGTGGCAGGGCGTGCAGGTGGCGCTGACTCCCGCCGGGGCCGACGCGGTCGCGGTCGGCGCCGCGCGGCTCGCGCTGGACACGGCTCTGGAGGCGCCGGCAAACTGA
- a CDS encoding Gfo/Idh/MocA family oxidoreductase has translation MSAAETPLRVGLIGYGLAGRAFHAPLIATTPGLTLQYAVTANPERREQLSRDFPEAQAVASVDELLADPSKLDLVVVASPNDTHSPSARAALDAGLPVVVDKPLAPTAAEARALIELAEARGLMLTVFQNRRWDSDFRTAKHLIADGKLGTVHRYESRFERWRPQVATGWRESADPAKAGGVLNDLGSHLVDQALHLFGPAAHVYAEVDTRRAGAAVDDDAFIALTHENGVHSHLWMSAVCAQPGPRLRILGDQSAYTVQGLDPQEAALRAGERPGPGWGEPAEDEWGLLGTTEEAHRYPSLPGDYPAFYAGVVSALRDGAPAPVDPRDSLAALEVLELARRSAAERKTL, from the coding sequence ATGAGCGCTGCCGAGACTCCCCTGCGCGTCGGCCTGATCGGCTACGGCCTGGCCGGGCGCGCCTTCCACGCCCCCCTCATCGCCACCACGCCCGGCCTGACGCTGCAGTACGCAGTAACCGCCAATCCCGAACGGCGCGAGCAGCTGAGCCGCGACTTCCCGGAGGCGCAGGCCGTCGCCAGTGTCGACGAACTCCTCGCCGATCCTTCGAAGCTCGACCTGGTCGTCGTCGCCTCCCCCAACGACACGCACAGCCCCTCCGCCCGCGCCGCGCTGGACGCCGGCCTGCCGGTCGTCGTCGACAAGCCGCTGGCTCCCACCGCCGCCGAGGCCCGCGCCCTGATCGAGCTCGCCGAGGCGCGCGGCCTGATGCTGACCGTCTTCCAGAACCGGCGCTGGGACAGCGATTTCCGCACCGCGAAGCACCTGATCGCGGACGGCAAGCTGGGCACCGTCCACCGCTACGAGTCGCGCTTCGAGCGCTGGCGCCCGCAGGTCGCCACCGGCTGGCGTGAGTCCGCGGACCCGGCCAAGGCCGGCGGCGTCCTCAACGACCTCGGCAGCCACCTGGTCGACCAGGCGCTGCACCTGTTCGGCCCGGCCGCACACGTCTACGCCGAGGTCGACACCCGCCGCGCCGGCGCGGCCGTCGACGACGACGCCTTCATCGCCCTGACCCACGAGAACGGCGTCCACTCGCACCTGTGGATGAGCGCCGTGTGCGCCCAGCCCGGCCCGCGCCTGCGCATCCTCGGGGATCAGAGCGCTTACACCGTCCAGGGCCTGGACCCCCAGGAGGCGGCACTGCGCGCCGGCGAGCGCCCCGGCCCCGGCTGGGGCGAACCGGCGGAGGACGAGTGGGGCCTGCTCGGCACGACCGAGGAGGCGCACCGGTACCCGTCGCTGCCCGGCGACTACCCGGCCTTCTACGCCGGCGTCGTCTCAGCGCTGCGCGACGGCGCACCGGCCCCGGTCGACCCCCGCGACTCGCTGGCCGCGCTCGAAGTGCTGGAACTGGCCCGACGCTCGGCCGCGGAGCGCAAGACCCTGTAA
- a CDS encoding SHOCT domain-containing protein, with translation MGKKDPLPPGSTRIEGSDGSITFDGRNVTITHTWLSNAGRGEAQIPLGAVAGVNVKNGMVLAAVTVVVAGGGTPRKGKDPFTVNGCTKQDAAAFRDLLVTARAAVDAVQMPAPASAPPDDWAPAAPDTSGLVEQLQKLAALHTQGMLTAEEFGIAKAKLLGTSTPEDDVPQPW, from the coding sequence ATGGGCAAGAAGGATCCGCTGCCGCCGGGCTCGACGCGCATCGAGGGCTCGGACGGCTCGATCACCTTCGACGGCCGGAACGTGACGATCACGCACACCTGGCTTTCGAACGCGGGCCGAGGCGAGGCCCAGATCCCGCTCGGCGCGGTCGCGGGGGTGAACGTGAAGAACGGGATGGTCCTCGCCGCGGTGACCGTGGTGGTCGCCGGCGGCGGGACGCCCCGCAAGGGCAAAGACCCGTTCACGGTCAACGGATGCACGAAGCAGGACGCGGCGGCGTTCCGGGACTTGCTGGTCACGGCACGCGCCGCCGTGGACGCCGTACAGATGCCCGCACCGGCGTCAGCGCCGCCGGACGACTGGGCTCCGGCGGCACCGGACACATCAGGGCTCGTAGAACAGCTCCAGAAATTGGCCGCCCTGCACACGCAAGGCATGCTGACCGCCGAGGAGTTCGGCATCGCCAAGGCGAAGCTCCTCGGCACCAGCACGCCGGAGGACGACGTGCCGCAGCCCTGGTGA
- a CDS encoding aldo/keto reductase, with translation MASKHPDPDLARTAAFGLGLAAVGRPGYINLGRGEDLPADRTVEAMRSRAHEVLDAAYAAGIRYFDAARSYGRAEEFLAEWLRLHPDIDDVAVGSKWGYTYTADWRVDAPVHEVKDHSIAVFTRQIGETRALLGDRLNLYQIHSLTPESPALTDQGLHRRLAALAAQGVRIGVSTSGPQQADAIRAALGITVGGSRLFESVQSTYNLLETSAGPALAEAHEAGWTVIIKEALANGRLTDAHLAEQDQDDSVASEIAAKAGVGVDAVALAAVAAEPWVDIVLSGAATVAQLASNVAAAQVRLETDQREQLAALAMPAQEYWTQRSRMAWA, from the coding sequence ATGGCGTCGAAGCACCCTGATCCCGATCTCGCGCGGACCGCGGCCTTCGGGCTCGGCCTGGCGGCGGTCGGACGCCCGGGGTACATCAACCTGGGCCGCGGCGAGGACCTGCCCGCCGACCGCACGGTCGAGGCGATGCGCTCCCGCGCGCACGAGGTGCTGGACGCGGCCTACGCGGCCGGGATCCGCTATTTCGACGCCGCTCGCTCCTACGGCCGGGCCGAGGAGTTCCTGGCCGAATGGCTGCGTCTGCACCCTGATATCGACGACGTCGCCGTCGGCAGCAAGTGGGGCTACACCTACACCGCCGACTGGCGGGTCGACGCTCCGGTGCACGAGGTCAAGGACCACAGCATCGCGGTGTTCACCCGGCAGATCGGCGAGACGCGGGCCCTGTTGGGGGACCGGCTGAACTTGTACCAGATCCACTCGCTCACGCCGGAGAGCCCGGCCCTGACCGATCAGGGGCTGCACCGCAGGCTGGCCGCGCTGGCCGCTCAGGGCGTGCGGATCGGGGTGTCGACGAGCGGGCCGCAGCAGGCCGACGCCATTCGCGCGGCGCTGGGGATCACGGTCGGCGGCAGTCGGCTGTTCGAGTCCGTGCAGTCCACCTACAACCTGCTGGAGACCTCCGCCGGCCCGGCTCTGGCCGAGGCCCACGAGGCCGGCTGGACCGTCATCATCAAGGAGGCGCTGGCGAACGGCCGCCTCACCGACGCCCACCTGGCCGAGCAGGACCAGGACGACTCGGTGGCGTCCGAGATCGCGGCGAAGGCGGGTGTCGGCGTCGATGCGGTGGCGCTGGCCGCGGTCGCGGCTGAGCCGTGGGTCGACATCGTGTTGTCGGGTGCCGCGACCGTGGCGCAGTTGGCGAGCAACGTGGCTGCGGCGCAGGTCCGGTTGGAGACCGACCAACGCGAGCAGCTGGCCGCGTTGGCCATGCCCGCGCAGGAGTACTGGACGCAGCGGTCCCGGATGGCTTGGGCGTAG